One region of Aphelocoma coerulescens isolate FSJ_1873_10779 chromosome W unlocalized genomic scaffold, UR_Acoe_1.0 ChrW_unloc_scaf_2, whole genome shotgun sequence genomic DNA includes:
- the LOC138102847 gene encoding sorting nexin-18-like isoform X2, whose protein sequence is MALRARALYDFRSENPGEISLREHEVLSLCSEQDIEGWLEGINSHGDRGLFPASYVQVIRAAETPPPARYANLPAGGFEPLPPPAAFKPATLEAPPVAAPEPFSLPPAAAEYPFLPPPYGRSYQPSQGSDDDWDDDWDESSTVADEPGSLSSSYPVYEAVGRRASGHYLLSMQSEMSLSFRSGHLAGHLHPPSSSTKSSATVSRNLNRFSTFVKSGGEAFVLGEVSGFVKDGDKLCVVLGPRGPEWQENPYPFQCSIEDPTKQTKFKGMKSYIAYKLVSSHTGQQVHRRYKHFDWLYGRLAEKFPVISVPHLPEKQATGRFEEDFISKRRKGLAWWMDHMCSHPVLAQCDAFQHFLTCPSTDEKTWKQGKRKAEKDEMVGANFFLTISVPTGSGAGLDLHEVESQVDGFKAFTKKMDESALQLNHTANEFSRKQVTGFKKEYQKVGHSFKCLSQAFELDQQAFSAGLNQAIAFTAEAYDAIGDLFADQPRQDLDAVMDLLALYQGHLANFPDIIHVQKGFQLFTAIKGLISPRPCSWNVAYRCWSPDLCRTEVPLC, encoded by the coding sequence ATGGCGCTGCGGGCCCGGGCGCTGTACGACTTCAGATCGGAGAACCCAGGGGAAATCTCGCTGCGGGAGCACGAGGTGCTGAGCCTCTGCAGCGAGCAGGACATCGAGGGTTGGCTGGAGGGTATCAACAGCCACGGCGACCGTGGTCTCTTCCCGGCTTCCTACGTGCAGGTGATCCGCGCCGCCGAGACGCCACCGCCCGCCCGCTACGCCAACCTGCCTGCCGGCGGTTTCGAGCCGCTGCCGCCCCCTGCCGCCTTCAAGCCGGCGACACTAGAGGCCCCGCCGGTGGCGGCGCCCGAGCCCTTCTCGCTGCCCCCTGCCGCCGCCGAGTACCCCTTCCTGCCGCCGCCCTACGGCAGGTCCTAccagcccagccagggcagCGATGACGACTGGGACGATGATTGGGACGAAAGCTCCACGGTGGCCGATGAGCCAGGCTCCCTGAGCAGCTCTTACCCTGTCTACGAGGCAGTGGGCAGACGGGCCTCTGGCCACTACCTCCTGTCCATGCAGTCTGAGATGTCCCTGAGCTTCCGCAGTGGCCATCTGGCAGGCCACCTGCAcccacccagcagcagcaccaagaGTTCGGCCACGGTAAGCCGCAACCTCAACCGCTTCTCAACTTTCGTCAAGTCTGGTGGGGAGGCCTTTGTGCTGGGCGAGGTATCAGGCTTTGTGAAGGACGGGGACAAGCTGTGTGTGGTGCTGGGCCCCCGGGGCCCTGAGTGGCAGGAGAACCCCTACCCCTTCCAGTGCTCCATCGAGGACCCCACCAAACAGACTAAATTCAAGGGCATGAAGAGTTACATCGCCTACAAGCTGGTGTCCAGCCACACTGGGCAGCAGGTGCACCGCCGCTACAAGCATTTTGACTGGCTCTATGGGCGCCTGGCTGAGAAATTCCCTGTCATCTCTGTGCCCCACTTGCCAGAGAAGCAGGCCACTGGCCGCTTTGAGGAGGACTTCATCTCCAAACGTCGCAAAGGCCTGGCCTGGTGGATGGACCACATGTGCAGCCACCCGGTGCTGGCTCAATGCGATGCCTTCCAGCACttcctcacctgtcccagcacggaTGAGAAGACCTGGAAACAAGGCAAGCGCAAGGCTGAGAAGGACGAGATGGTGGGTGCCAACTTTTTCCTGACCATCAGTGTCCCTACTGGCTCTGGGGCTGGCCTGGACTTGCATGAGGTAGAAAGTCAGGTGGATGGCTTCAAAGCCTTCACGAAGAAGATGGATGAAAGTGCCCTGCAGCTTAATCACACAGCCAATGAATTTTCTCGCAAACAAGTCACTGGTTTCAAGAAGGAATACCAGAAGGTGGGACACTCCTTTAAGTGTCTCAGTCAGGCATTTGAGCTGGACCAACAGGCCTTTTCAGCTGGCCTCAACCAAGCCATAGCCTTCACTGCAGAAGCCTATGATGCCATCGGGGACCTCTTTGCAGATCAGCCCCGGCAGGACCTAGATGCCGTGATGGATTTGTTAGCACTGTATCAGGGGCATTTGGCCAACTTTCCAGATATCATCCACGTCCAGAAAG